A window of Aliarcobacter trophiarum LMG 25534 contains these coding sequences:
- a CDS encoding aspartate aminotransferase family protein, translating to MKEIEKIDKDYVLHTYARNYVNFKKGKNATLYDDTNKDYIDFTSGIGVVSVGHGNQRVAQRIFEQVSNLTHTSNLYAIEPQALLAKKIKELSSYDVRTFFANSGAEANEAAIKIARTYGEQNFEKKRYKIITLENSFHGRTITTVKATGQSSFHQSKFAPYPEGFSFNAIDDIYNSIDDETVAVMIELVQGEGGVYPFPKDKIEELAKFLKANKILLIIDEVQTGVYRTGEFLASNLYDIEPDIITLAKGLGGGVPIGAVLTIHKDIWGAGDHGSTFGGNYLVTSAGLEVLDILENYKDSGKLDETIIYFTKKLDELYEKNRDIFLAHVGLGLMRGLRVKDADTLASLIKIAFEEGVMVLKSGNNTLRFLPVLTIFKSEIDEGFVRLQAAIDKIKA from the coding sequence ATGAAAGAGATAGAGAAAATTGATAAAGATTATGTGCTTCATACATATGCAAGAAACTATGTAAACTTTAAAAAGGGTAAAAATGCCACACTTTATGATGATACAAACAAAGATTATATAGATTTTACATCTGGAATTGGAGTTGTAAGTGTAGGGCATGGAAATCAAAGAGTCGCTCAAAGAATTTTTGAACAAGTTTCAAACCTGACACACACTTCAAATTTGTATGCAATAGAGCCTCAAGCTCTTTTGGCAAAGAAAATAAAAGAGCTATCTTCTTATGATGTGAGAACATTTTTTGCAAATAGTGGAGCTGAAGCAAATGAAGCAGCTATAAAAATAGCTAGAACTTATGGTGAGCAAAATTTTGAAAAGAAAAGATATAAGATTATAACTTTAGAGAACTCATTTCATGGAAGAACAATAACAACAGTAAAAGCAACAGGACAGAGCTCTTTTCATCAAAGCAAATTTGCTCCATATCCAGAGGGTTTTTCATTTAATGCAATAGATGATATTTATAACTCAATAGATGATGAAACAGTTGCTGTTATGATTGAGTTAGTACAAGGAGAAGGTGGAGTTTATCCATTTCCTAAAGATAAAATAGAAGAACTAGCAAAGTTTTTAAAAGCAAATAAAATATTATTAATAATAGATGAGGTTCAAACAGGAGTTTACAGAACTGGAGAGTTCTTGGCTTCAAATTTATATGATATAGAGCCAGATATTATAACTTTGGCGAAAGGTCTTGGTGGAGGAGTTCCAATAGGTGCCGTTTTAACAATACACAAAGATATTTGGGGTGCTGGTGACCATGGAAGTACTTTTGGTGGAAACTATCTAGTTACAAGTGCTGGTTTAGAAGTTTTAGATATTTTGGAGAACTACAAAGATAGTGGAAAATTAGACGAAACTATTATTTACTTTACAAAAAAATTAGATGAGCTTTATGAGAAAAATAGAGATATTTTTCTAGCTCATGTTGGTTTAGGACTGATGAGAGGTTTAAGAGTAAAAGATGCAGACACTTTAGCAAGCTTAATCAAAATAGCATTTGAAGAGGGAGTTATGGTTCTAAAATCTGGAAATAATACCCTTAGATTTTTACCAGTTTTAACTATTTTTAAAAGTGAGATAGATGAAGGATTTGTAAGACTTCAAGCTGCAATAGACAAAATAAAAGCTTAA
- the lspA gene encoding signal peptidase II, with product MRQFKIAFFIFISIFIIDQIVKYGFANLGWDANGSVMSLKLAYNYGVAFSMLSFLAEYLKYIQLFIVIIGTIYLLKNRDIFYKYHIPIALLYAGGLSNILDRFTYGAVVDYFYWHYMFEFAIFNFADVMIDLAVVIIIIMQIKESRKQKNI from the coding sequence ATGAGACAGTTTAAAATAGCCTTTTTTATATTTATATCTATTTTTATTATAGATCAAATAGTTAAATATGGTTTTGCAAATCTAGGATGGGATGCAAATGGCAGTGTAATGAGCTTAAAACTTGCATACAACTATGGTGTTGCTTTCTCTATGCTCTCTTTTTTAGCTGAATATCTAAAATATATTCAACTTTTTATAGTTATTATTGGAACAATTTATCTTCTCAAAAATAGAGATATTTTTTATAAATACCATATTCCAATTGCTCTTTTATATGCTGGTGGTTTATCAAATATTTTGGATAGATTTACATATGGAGCTGTTGTTGATTATTTTTATTGGCACTATATGTTTGAGTTTGCTATTTTTAATTTTGCAGATGTAATGATAGATTTGGCAGTTGTTATTATTATAATTATGCAGATAAAAGAGAGCAGAAAACAAAAAAACATATAG